From the Paludibacterium paludis genome, one window contains:
- a CDS encoding GNAT family N-acetyltransferase, which produces MRTLHTPRLILEPQTRQHAKEMFHVLSDPAIYRYENTPPPSIGWLQERFERLEERRNPHNDEYRLNWVVRHPEQGLIGFVQASVYEDRHAEIAYVFASHVWGNGYAGEAVTEMIAELAGTYGAHHFLAVLKCANESSLRLLKRSGFETGTGGIPPRMSVDPDETVFHRTLGATRSAGTRLAIAQMPMAPTAHANLATITRYLALAAEHGAKICVFPELSVPGFHRGIREEAKSRAQAEALDRIRAHCRSLRIAALFGTLVPPESHAPFNVHVHIDASGNLAATVAKNGLTPSEQTFLTTGHTRAIGHLGHLRTTSVLCREVLDLALLARQLPPGSVDMIFWPSIISAIPDGADGIDYLPNARQLARTASAWLVQCNWPMSLNEPGARQLGGSVVIAPNGEVTHRLPVNGLGMGLVTLGETGMMWLAQDQ; this is translated from the coding sequence ATGCGCACACTTCACACCCCCCGCCTCATCCTGGAACCCCAGACCCGCCAGCACGCCAAAGAAATGTTCCATGTCTTAAGCGACCCGGCAATCTATCGCTACGAAAACACGCCTCCTCCATCCATAGGATGGCTGCAGGAACGCTTCGAACGCCTCGAGGAGCGCAGGAATCCGCATAATGATGAATATCGCCTGAACTGGGTTGTCCGGCACCCCGAACAAGGGTTGATCGGATTTGTCCAGGCGAGCGTTTACGAAGACCGCCATGCGGAAATCGCCTATGTGTTCGCCAGCCATGTCTGGGGCAACGGTTATGCGGGGGAAGCCGTCACCGAGATGATCGCGGAACTGGCCGGCACATATGGCGCACATCATTTTCTTGCGGTGCTCAAATGCGCGAACGAATCCTCATTGCGTCTGCTGAAGCGTTCCGGATTCGAAACCGGGACCGGAGGCATCCCCCCCAGAATGTCGGTCGATCCGGACGAAACCGTTTTCCACAGAACGCTCGGCGCGACACGTTCCGCCGGTACTCGACTCGCCATCGCGCAAATGCCCATGGCGCCAACGGCACACGCAAACCTTGCCACCATAACCCGATATCTTGCCCTTGCCGCGGAACACGGGGCCAAAATTTGCGTCTTTCCCGAATTGTCCGTGCCGGGCTTTCATCGCGGCATCCGGGAGGAGGCAAAATCCCGTGCCCAGGCGGAAGCGCTGGATCGTATCCGGGCACACTGCCGCTCACTGCGTATTGCCGCCCTGTTCGGCACACTCGTTCCGCCGGAAAGCCACGCGCCATTCAATGTCCACGTACATATCGACGCCTCGGGCAACCTGGCAGCCACCGTCGCCAAGAACGGATTGACGCCCAGCGAGCAGACGTTCCTGACAACCGGCCACACCCGCGCTATCGGCCATCTGGGCCATTTGCGCACCACCTCTGTGCTGTGCAGGGAGGTGCTGGATCTGGCTCTTCTTGCCAGGCAGCTTCCTCCCGGTAGTGTCGACATGATTTTCTGGCCCAGCATAATCAGCGCGATCCCCGATGGAGCGGACGGTATCGATTACTTGCCCAACGCCAGGCAATTGGCCCGGACCGCCTCGGCCTGGCTAGTCCAGTGCAATTGGCCGATGTCGCTGAACGAGCCAGGCGCCAGACAGCTTGGCGGCAGCGTTGTCATCGCGCCTAATGGCGAGGTGACACACCGCCTGCCGGTCAATGGGCTCGGCATGGGACTCGTGACGCTTGGCGAAACCGGCATGATGTGGCTCGCGCAGGATCAGTAA
- a CDS encoding GNAT family N-acetyltransferase, whose protein sequence is MEPFEINEFGQPVGRVVEGWRGARQPERIAMAGRYCELAPLDAGRHGEDLFTVLSDSGLANWTYLTMPAERAAFLEWLRAMESSADPLFFVILVKGKPAGMASYLRINPADGVIEVGWLHFSSGLQRSAAATEAMYLMMRQAFAWGYRRYEWKCNTLNRPSWRAAERLGFTYEGTFRQARVDKGRNRDTAWFSILDREWPNVERGFVRWLSAENFDREGRQSRRLQDCREPS, encoded by the coding sequence ATGGAGCCTTTTGAAATCAATGAGTTCGGGCAGCCTGTCGGGCGTGTCGTCGAAGGATGGCGCGGTGCGAGGCAGCCGGAGCGGATCGCGATGGCGGGACGTTATTGTGAACTGGCGCCGCTGGATGCCGGGCGTCACGGAGAGGACTTGTTCACGGTGTTGAGTGACAGTGGTCTCGCCAATTGGACATATCTGACCATGCCGGCGGAGCGCGCCGCTTTCCTTGAGTGGTTGCGGGCCATGGAGTCGTCCGCCGATCCGCTGTTTTTTGTGATTCTGGTGAAGGGTAAACCGGCGGGGATGGCCAGCTATTTGCGTATCAATCCCGCCGATGGGGTCATCGAGGTCGGATGGCTGCATTTTTCTTCCGGGCTGCAACGCTCCGCGGCGGCGACCGAAGCCATGTACCTGATGATGCGGCAGGCCTTCGCGTGGGGATACCGGCGTTATGAATGGAAATGCAATACGCTCAATCGCCCTTCCTGGCGGGCGGCCGAGCGTCTCGGGTTTACCTATGAGGGCACGTTTCGCCAGGCAAGGGTCGATAAGGGACGCAACCGCGATACCGCATGGTTTTCCATTCTGGATCGGGAGTGGCCAAATGTGGAGCGCGGATTCGTGCGCTGGCTGTCGGCGGAGAATTTCGATAGGGAAGGTCGGCAGAGTCGTCGTCTGCAAGACTGCCGAGAGCCATCCTGA
- a CDS encoding methyl-accepting chemotaxis protein — translation MLQKLTLRARLLWMTVVVAGLSTLLGALMIHAIESQMMNDRQDRIRGQVENAMSLLKYYERMSSDGKMSEADAQRDAKQALTALRFDGKEYFFVLDKSMRWLAHGTSPALVGKDMHGVKIPEGGNLGTLFDETLQRGRGNGFVHFSWSKPGAETPQPKMAYIDTSPRWGWVVGTGLYLDDIHDAVVEQWLSIGVQVLVIILATVGLGMLLQRSVMRELGAEPAVAAGIVRQIASGQLSTPVTVRQGDKDSLIAHIAHMQEELRSMVSAIVASADEVRRLTEEVVGGAGEVADNSRQQSEGATSMAASIEQLTVSITHLSEHARDARALSEESGSLSADGGEVISRAVGEMREINRTVDQAAESIDELTAKTEAISSIMQVIRDVADQTNLLALNAAIEAARAGEAGRGFAVVADEVRKLSERTATSTQEIAGMIGDVQTGSTASRERMNEAVDRAKTGLALAEQGGESIGRIRQSASGVVGVVQDISSALNEQGIASQDIARHVEQIAQMAQVNAETASRTSDSVERMGQVTEKLRAIVGRFCVE, via the coding sequence ATGCTGCAGAAACTGACGCTCAGGGCGAGGTTGTTGTGGATGACCGTGGTGGTTGCCGGTTTATCGACCCTGCTTGGCGCTCTGATGATCCACGCCATTGAATCGCAGATGATGAATGACCGGCAGGACCGGATACGCGGTCAGGTCGAGAATGCGATGAGCCTGCTCAAGTATTACGAACGGATGTCCAGCGACGGGAAAATGAGCGAAGCGGACGCGCAACGCGATGCGAAACAGGCGCTGACGGCTTTGCGTTTTGATGGCAAGGAGTATTTTTTCGTGCTGGACAAAAGCATGCGCTGGCTTGCGCATGGCACCAGTCCGGCACTGGTCGGCAAGGACATGCACGGCGTAAAGATTCCCGAGGGCGGAAATCTCGGGACGTTGTTCGACGAGACCCTGCAGCGCGGCCGCGGTAACGGATTCGTGCACTTTTCCTGGAGCAAGCCGGGAGCCGAAACGCCCCAGCCGAAAATGGCCTACATCGACACTTCTCCTCGCTGGGGATGGGTGGTCGGCACAGGCCTGTATCTTGACGACATTCATGATGCCGTAGTGGAACAATGGCTCAGCATAGGTGTGCAAGTGCTGGTGATCATTCTGGCGACGGTTGGATTGGGCATGTTGTTGCAGCGCAGTGTGATGAGAGAGTTGGGGGCGGAACCCGCCGTTGCGGCAGGCATCGTGCGACAGATCGCCTCAGGACAGCTGTCGACTCCGGTGACGGTTCGCCAGGGCGATAAAGACAGTCTGATCGCTCATATTGCGCACATGCAGGAAGAGTTGCGGAGCATGGTCTCCGCCATCGTCGCCAGCGCGGACGAGGTGCGCCGGCTGACGGAGGAAGTGGTTGGCGGTGCAGGCGAAGTGGCCGACAACTCTCGCCAGCAGAGCGAAGGAGCGACCTCGATGGCGGCCTCGATCGAACAGTTGACGGTGAGCATTACCCACTTGTCCGAGCATGCCCGTGATGCCCGCGCCTTGTCCGAAGAGTCCGGATCCTTGTCGGCGGATGGTGGCGAGGTGATTTCCCGCGCGGTTGGAGAAATGCGGGAAATCAATCGGACTGTGGATCAGGCCGCCGAGTCCATTGATGAGCTGACCGCCAAAACGGAAGCGATTTCCAGCATCATGCAGGTGATCCGCGATGTCGCCGACCAGACCAACCTGCTCGCCCTCAATGCGGCCATCGAAGCGGCGCGGGCCGGCGAGGCCGGGCGGGGATTCGCGGTCGTGGCCGACGAGGTTCGCAAACTGTCGGAGCGAACCGCCACGTCGACGCAGGAGATCGCCGGCATGATCGGGGATGTGCAAACGGGGTCAACGGCGTCCCGCGAACGGATGAACGAAGCCGTGGACAGGGCGAAGACCGGGCTTGCGCTGGCTGAGCAGGGCGGCGAATCGATTGGCCGCATCAGACAGAGCGCCTCGGGCGTGGTGGGCGTGGTGCAGGATATTTCCTCGGCGCTTAACGAGCAGGGCATCGCCAGTCAGGACATTGCCCGCCATGTCGAGCAGATCGCCCAGATGGCGCAAGTCAATGCCGAAACCGCGAGCCGAACTTCCGACAGCGTTGAACGCATGGGACAGGTAACGGAGAAGCTGCGTGCGATTGTGGGGCGGTTTTGTGTTGAGTAA
- a CDS encoding TonB-dependent receptor plug domain-containing protein, protein MKLKHLAYAIASIGMAGISMAHAADPVKTEQLERVTVTGSNIKRINREGPTAVEIIKKGDIEKTGATTVVELLEKLPSVTSSFNGSESASFAKGGASAALRGMSEKYTLVLLNGRRLANYGFANNATNTFVDLNSLPLSAIESVEILRDGASAIYGSDAVAGVINFKTKRNYQGIEGSSRIGAYQRGDGGSFSGNLTAGFGSLDEDGHNLLLSLDVYHREPTLSDKHDATRTGDHRRFNGADERSTTYAGGGYRNYSSGGKNLPNPICRGSIETDERGDAFCYTDRSSQLAPRQDRLGIAAIYTKKLNAQNELFAEFGYYRNETTYGRGAPFFESMVMQTAGSTNPALATLPGFAPGNQLVFNRSVQEAGPQTEKVTSDTYRFVAGFRGTLGNWDIDTAININENRIKDEVNNQLLKDMAKTQLQNGVLGQGGYDPFTLNNPSSVVKSMLTNTRRTATSKLQAVDFKMANSELVALPAGNLGFAWGTQVSHESMEDTPDRLVQAKNISNQGGSASSGSRTVASIYGEFSIPVLKKLEVQVAARADHYSDFGNTVNPKLAFSWRPWDSVLVRGSATTSFKAPTLPEMYAHTQAYVTVADWKRCIPLGYGKGQCVYQPKYYMEGNPNLQAEKANNYSLGIVLQPTKELAVSLDWYQILQRGTIQPQDAQYTLNNEDNRYAANIGRDPRNPALEAQYPGLDRGRINSITAPFQNIGRTQTDGIDFAMTYELSMGAYGKLKFSEAYNQILTFKQSTIPNSSVLSRLDSLMAPKWRNHLRTSYQNGGSEYALTARSYSRVRNIVDPTDMEHYDGSYVPSYTVWDLDMTFKPIKDLTLNVGVNNVFNKAPIFSNASGKADFVPNQGDYLGRFFYVNARYKFK, encoded by the coding sequence ATGAAACTGAAGCATTTGGCTTATGCCATTGCCTCCATAGGCATGGCAGGTATTTCTATGGCTCATGCAGCCGACCCGGTCAAGACAGAACAACTGGAGCGTGTCACGGTTACTGGCTCCAACATCAAGCGCATTAACCGCGAAGGGCCAACGGCTGTCGAAATCATCAAGAAAGGCGATATCGAAAAAACCGGGGCCACCACTGTCGTAGAACTGCTAGAGAAATTACCCTCGGTGACCAGTTCCTTCAATGGATCGGAGTCCGCGTCCTTCGCCAAAGGTGGAGCGAGTGCCGCTCTGCGTGGTATGAGCGAGAAGTACACCTTGGTGCTTCTCAATGGACGCCGCCTTGCCAACTATGGGTTCGCAAACAATGCCACCAACACTTTTGTTGATCTGAACAGCCTCCCGCTATCGGCAATCGAATCGGTGGAAATTCTGCGCGATGGAGCTTCAGCAATCTATGGCTCGGATGCTGTCGCTGGCGTCATCAACTTCAAAACCAAGCGTAACTATCAAGGCATCGAAGGATCTTCTCGAATCGGGGCCTATCAACGAGGTGATGGGGGTTCGTTCAGTGGCAACTTGACCGCCGGCTTCGGCAGTCTGGATGAAGATGGCCACAACCTGCTGCTCTCCCTTGATGTCTACCATCGTGAACCCACGTTGAGTGATAAACATGATGCGACCCGAACCGGAGATCACCGCAGGTTTAATGGTGCAGACGAGCGTAGTACAACCTATGCAGGTGGCGGCTACCGAAATTATTCGTCCGGTGGAAAAAATCTGCCGAATCCGATCTGCCGAGGAAGTATTGAAACCGATGAACGAGGCGACGCTTTCTGCTACACGGATCGCTCCTCGCAACTGGCGCCACGTCAAGATCGCTTAGGCATTGCCGCCATTTACACCAAAAAGCTCAATGCCCAGAACGAACTGTTCGCAGAGTTCGGTTACTACCGGAATGAAACGACTTATGGCAGAGGCGCCCCTTTCTTCGAGAGCATGGTAATGCAGACCGCCGGGTCAACCAACCCGGCCCTGGCAACCTTGCCTGGGTTCGCCCCCGGTAATCAACTTGTATTTAACCGCTCGGTGCAAGAAGCTGGCCCCCAAACAGAAAAAGTTACCAGCGATACCTACCGGTTCGTTGCAGGTTTCCGCGGCACGTTGGGAAATTGGGATATCGATACGGCTATCAACATCAATGAGAACCGTATTAAGGATGAAGTCAATAATCAATTGCTGAAGGACATGGCCAAGACCCAACTGCAAAATGGTGTCCTTGGGCAAGGAGGATACGATCCATTCACGCTCAACAACCCGTCGAGCGTTGTCAAATCGATGCTGACCAACACCCGACGTACAGCAACATCGAAGCTTCAGGCAGTCGACTTCAAAATGGCAAATAGTGAACTTGTTGCATTGCCAGCAGGGAATCTGGGTTTTGCTTGGGGCACGCAGGTAAGCCATGAGTCCATGGAAGATACCCCTGACCGTCTGGTGCAGGCCAAGAATATTAGTAACCAAGGGGGATCTGCATCGAGTGGAAGCCGTACTGTAGCGTCGATTTATGGCGAATTCAGCATTCCTGTCCTGAAAAAGCTGGAAGTTCAGGTTGCAGCGCGCGCAGACCACTACAGTGACTTTGGTAACACCGTCAACCCCAAACTTGCTTTCTCCTGGAGACCTTGGGACTCCGTTCTGGTTCGGGGCTCGGCAACTACCTCCTTCAAGGCCCCAACGCTGCCGGAAATGTATGCACACACTCAAGCCTATGTAACGGTTGCAGACTGGAAGCGTTGCATCCCTCTTGGGTACGGCAAAGGACAATGCGTCTATCAGCCCAAATACTATATGGAAGGAAACCCGAACCTGCAGGCCGAAAAAGCCAACAACTACTCTCTTGGCATCGTCCTGCAACCCACCAAAGAGCTGGCTGTCAGCCTTGACTGGTATCAAATACTGCAGCGCGGCACGATTCAGCCGCAAGATGCTCAATACACTCTCAACAATGAGGACAATCGTTACGCGGCTAACATCGGGCGAGATCCGCGCAACCCAGCCCTGGAAGCTCAATATCCCGGACTGGATCGTGGTCGCATCAACAGTATTACAGCACCATTCCAGAATATTGGAAGAACGCAGACCGACGGGATTGATTTTGCGATGACGTATGAACTGTCGATGGGGGCATACGGCAAGCTCAAATTCAGCGAAGCCTATAACCAGATTTTGACGTTCAAACAATCGACGATCCCGAACAGCTCCGTTCTTAGCCGCCTGGATAGTCTGATGGCTCCCAAATGGCGCAATCATCTGAGAACCAGTTACCAAAACGGAGGCTCGGAATATGCCCTGACGGCACGCAGCTACTCGCGCGTGCGTAACATAGTGGATCCGACGGATATGGAGCATTATGACGGATCATATGTGCCGAGCTATACCGTTTGGGATCTGGATATGACATTCAAGCCAATCAAAGATCTCACTCTGAACGTGGGGGTAAACAACGTTTTCAATAAAGCCCCCATCTTCTCGAATGCATCGGGCAAAGCCGACTTCGTTCCCAATCAGGGTGACTATCTCGGTCGATTCTTCTACGTTAATGCCCGCTACAAGTTCAAGTAA
- a CDS encoding thiamine ABC transporter substrate-binding protein, protein MKRRMMTALLLSLSLAQAAELRVITHSSFELPKDLIAGFERQHGARVTIIKAGDAGEMVNKLILTRANPIADVVYGIDNTLIGKARAAGVLDPVQPAMPVVKEALPGAVSTDYGYITLNIDKAWFSAHKKPLPASLEDLARPEWKNLLVIENPATSSTGLGFLLSTIEYMGEDPAFAYWRRLRDNGLKVVKGWSEAYNTEFTRNGGSRPIVLSYASSPAAEVFYSKTALKEAPTGNLLLPGSVFRQIEGAATLKGGREKALAVRFIAFLRSAPVQGAIQTSMWMYPVTEGVTINPVFRFAERPRSHSTPSEERIRKNAPGWVSRFNRTILR, encoded by the coding sequence ATGAAACGACGAATGATGACGGCGCTTTTGCTGTCTTTGTCCCTGGCCCAGGCGGCCGAACTGCGGGTGATCACCCATTCCTCATTCGAGTTGCCCAAAGACCTGATCGCAGGATTCGAACGGCAGCATGGCGCCCGCGTCACCATCATCAAGGCGGGCGACGCAGGGGAAATGGTCAATAAGCTGATCCTGACCCGCGCCAACCCTATCGCTGACGTTGTCTATGGGATCGACAATACCCTTATCGGTAAAGCCCGGGCGGCAGGGGTTCTCGATCCGGTTCAACCGGCGATGCCTGTGGTGAAAGAGGCCTTGCCCGGCGCAGTCAGTACCGACTATGGGTACATCACCCTGAACATTGATAAGGCTTGGTTCTCCGCGCACAAAAAACCGTTACCCGCGTCTCTCGAGGATCTGGCCCGGCCCGAATGGAAAAACCTGCTCGTTATCGAGAATCCCGCCACCTCCAGCACCGGGCTTGGTTTTTTGCTGTCGACCATCGAATATATGGGCGAGGATCCGGCGTTTGCGTATTGGCGGCGGCTCCGGGACAACGGCCTTAAAGTGGTGAAGGGTTGGAGCGAGGCCTATAACACGGAGTTCACCCGCAACGGTGGCTCACGCCCCATCGTGCTCAGTTACGCTTCGAGTCCGGCCGCGGAGGTGTTCTACAGCAAGACGGCACTGAAAGAGGCGCCGACCGGCAATCTATTGCTGCCGGGCAGCGTTTTCCGTCAGATCGAAGGCGCGGCAACCCTCAAAGGTGGACGGGAAAAGGCCCTTGCAGTCCGCTTCATCGCGTTTTTGCGATCCGCTCCGGTGCAGGGCGCCATTCAGACCAGCATGTGGATGTACCCGGTTACCGAAGGCGTGACCATCAACCCGGTTTTCCGGTTCGCGGAGCGTCCGCGTTCCCACTCTACGCCGTCCGAAGAGCGCATCCGCAAGAATGCCCCGGGCTGGGTGTCCCGTTTTAACCGTACCATTTTGCGCTGA
- a CDS encoding ABC transporter permease has product MALLLDPSTQWRLGWSAAQALATCLVVLLLGVPLSWFVARHAFAGRSLLLRLMMLPFVMPTLVAGVGILTLFGSGGILGCELDESAWLLLYGNVFYNLPLVLRAGVEGFSRVPDSHVSAARVLGAGRVSVFFRIEWPQACPWFLSALCMVFLYCFSGFGIALLLGGYRYATVEVEIYRMVAYELNLGDAAVLAAVSMGFAAVVALLHGMLERRLARPLAGHALALRPVTGWQAITLAVCCLSLLMVFLFAPLAAIVWRAAASGAWHIWLEEETRVALLNTLRFTALTLIGVTTIGLCHAFASRHPVMRAMAWLPVVVSPVCVAFGLLVVYPGWSASLALLLSGYVLLAYPFVARSVANSLDSLPDSWLAASRTLGRGTFSTLWFVVLPLVAPALRRGLAFAAATAVGEFAVTLFLSRPEWMTLTTLIYQRLGRAGQSNIDAASCLSGGLLIFALLAFVLIEWPDHRKENRA; this is encoded by the coding sequence ATGGCGCTGCTGCTGGATCCATCCACTCAATGGCGGTTGGGGTGGTCTGCCGCGCAGGCTCTGGCGACCTGTCTGGTGGTTCTTCTGCTGGGCGTGCCTTTGTCGTGGTTTGTCGCGCGCCATGCTTTTGCCGGGCGCAGCCTGTTGCTTCGACTGATGATGCTGCCATTCGTAATGCCGACACTGGTGGCCGGCGTAGGAATTCTCACGCTATTCGGCTCTGGTGGCATACTCGGATGCGAGCTTGATGAGTCGGCTTGGCTGCTACTGTATGGCAATGTGTTCTATAACCTGCCTCTGGTGTTGCGGGCGGGGGTCGAAGGATTTTCCCGTGTGCCGGACAGCCATGTCAGCGCCGCGCGAGTCCTGGGGGCCGGCCGCGTGTCGGTGTTTTTCCGGATTGAGTGGCCGCAAGCGTGTCCCTGGTTTTTGTCGGCGCTGTGCATGGTCTTCCTGTATTGCTTTTCCGGATTCGGTATCGCGCTGCTGCTGGGCGGCTACCGCTATGCCACCGTGGAAGTCGAAATTTATCGCATGGTCGCCTATGAGCTGAATCTTGGCGATGCGGCTGTCCTCGCTGCTGTGTCCATGGGGTTTGCTGCCGTGGTGGCGCTGCTGCACGGCATGCTGGAGCGGCGCCTGGCGCGACCGCTGGCGGGGCACGCCCTTGCTCTTAGGCCGGTGACCGGTTGGCAGGCCATCACCCTGGCGGTATGTTGCCTCTCGTTATTGATGGTGTTTCTTTTCGCTCCACTCGCCGCCATTGTCTGGCGAGCGGCAGCAAGCGGTGCCTGGCATATTTGGCTGGAAGAGGAGACCCGCGTGGCTCTGCTCAATACCCTACGCTTTACGGCATTGACTCTTATTGGGGTAACGACCATCGGTTTGTGCCATGCGTTCGCATCGCGACACCCCGTCATGAGGGCGATGGCATGGTTGCCTGTTGTTGTTTCTCCTGTCTGTGTGGCATTCGGCTTGTTGGTGGTTTACCCGGGATGGTCTGCGAGCCTGGCCTTGCTGTTATCCGGTTATGTACTGTTGGCCTATCCATTTGTCGCGCGCAGTGTCGCCAACTCGCTGGACAGCTTGCCGGATTCGTGGCTTGCGGCATCACGCACTTTGGGGCGCGGAACGTTCTCTACGCTTTGGTTCGTGGTTCTGCCGCTTGTCGCCCCGGCATTGCGAAGAGGGCTGGCGTTCGCCGCCGCGACGGCCGTGGGGGAATTCGCTGTGACTCTCTTCTTATCCCGTCCTGAGTGGATGACCCTGACAACCTTGATCTATCAGCGACTTGGCCGGGCCGGGCAGAGCAATATCGATGCGGCTTCCTGCCTGTCTGGCGGGCTTCTGATCTTTGCCTTGCTGGCATTCGTATTGATCGAATGGCCCGACCATCGAAAGGAAAACCGTGCTTGA
- a CDS encoding ABC transporter ATP-binding protein, translated as MLELDGVSVRLGDRSILDDLDLVLARGERLAILGPSGCGKSTLLKVIAGLVPPECGDVRYDGLSLCHTATEDRHFALMFQEFALFPHLNVLDNVAFGLCARGVRRRTARRTAQSMLESLGLAHHAGSRVWSLSGGEQQRVALGRSLVTRPRVMLLDEPFSSLDAHLRKALQEECIARLSAENTATILVTHDRHEAFSMAHRVAVMHQGRFVQVGAPEALMAAPATPWLARFLGFENVDEDRAIPDEAFLLGDAYPRATIRSVTWGVGQVLLEVQSESAGFYRVRISARELGVLGIRPDQGGQIGLAIDFSKVIHFC; from the coding sequence GTGCTTGAACTGGATGGCGTGTCGGTGCGCCTTGGCGATCGTTCAATCCTTGATGATCTCGATCTGGTGCTGGCCAGAGGTGAAAGGCTGGCTATCCTCGGACCCTCCGGGTGCGGGAAGAGCACGTTGCTGAAAGTTATCGCCGGACTTGTTCCGCCCGAATGCGGAGACGTTCGTTATGACGGTTTGTCTCTTTGTCATACCGCGACGGAAGACCGGCACTTCGCCCTGATGTTTCAGGAGTTTGCACTGTTTCCCCATCTGAATGTGCTCGACAATGTCGCATTCGGTTTGTGTGCCCGAGGCGTTCGCCGTCGCACGGCAAGGCGTACGGCGCAAAGCATGCTCGAGAGTCTGGGCTTGGCCCATCATGCCGGATCCAGGGTCTGGTCGTTGTCCGGTGGGGAGCAGCAACGCGTTGCGCTGGGTCGGTCCCTGGTGACGCGACCCCGGGTGATGTTGCTCGATGAACCGTTTTCCAGTCTTGACGCCCATTTGCGCAAGGCCTTGCAGGAAGAGTGCATCGCCAGATTGTCCGCGGAAAACACCGCGACCATCCTGGTGACGCACGACCGGCATGAGGCTTTTTCCATGGCTCATCGGGTGGCGGTGATGCATCAGGGGCGCTTTGTGCAGGTTGGCGCGCCGGAGGCATTGATGGCGGCGCCGGCGACACCCTGGCTGGCAAGGTTTCTCGGCTTCGAGAATGTGGACGAAGACAGGGCGATTCCCGACGAAGCGTTTCTTCTGGGCGATGCCTACCCGCGAGCCACTATTCGTTCGGTGACCTGGGGTGTGGGTCAGGTTCTTCTTGAGGTGCAAAGCGAGTCGGCGGGATTTTACCGTGTCCGGATTTCCGCGAGGGAACTTGGCGTGCTGGGCATCCGGCCTGACCAGGGGGGGCAGATCGGGTTGGCCATCGATTTCAGCAAGGTCATCCATTTTTGCTGA